One window of the Pseudarthrobacter sp. ATCC 49987 genome contains the following:
- a CDS encoding MBL fold metallo-hydrolase → MVRSTELTRFRLAPNPGPMSLHGTNSYVISAPGAAGTVVVDPGPLDEPHLQELARAGAVELILITHRHADHTAAAARFAELTGAPVRAADPAHCHGGSPLLDGEVIQAAGAEIRVLATPGHTSDSVCFHLPHDGPQGSVLTGDTILGLGTTVLDYPDGTLGDYLASLDRLERLGPATVLPAHGPMLPALDTIVRAYRDHREGRLGQIRSALENLGAGAEVAEVADAVYAAVDPAVRPAAELSVAAQLHYLRLDSGTS, encoded by the coding sequence ATGGTGCGCAGTACAGAGCTGACCCGCTTCAGGCTTGCCCCCAACCCGGGGCCGATGAGCCTGCATGGGACCAACTCCTACGTGATTTCCGCCCCCGGAGCGGCCGGCACCGTCGTGGTGGATCCCGGCCCGCTCGATGAGCCGCACCTGCAGGAACTGGCCCGTGCCGGCGCCGTCGAACTCATCCTGATCACGCACCGGCATGCCGACCATACGGCCGCCGCCGCCCGGTTCGCCGAACTGACCGGAGCACCCGTTCGCGCCGCGGACCCGGCCCACTGCCACGGCGGAAGCCCCCTCTTGGACGGCGAAGTCATCCAGGCCGCCGGGGCCGAAATCAGGGTGCTGGCGACCCCGGGCCACACCTCGGACTCAGTCTGCTTCCACCTGCCGCACGACGGCCCCCAGGGCTCGGTCCTCACCGGCGACACGATCCTGGGCCTCGGCACCACCGTCCTGGACTACCCCGACGGCACCCTGGGGGACTACCTCGCCTCGCTGGACCGGCTGGAACGCCTGGGCCCCGCCACGGTCCTCCCGGCCCACGGGCCGATGCTGCCCGCCCTGGACACGATCGTCCGCGCCTACCGGGACCACCGCGAGGGCCGCCTCGGGCAAATCCGCTCCGCCCTCGAGAACCTGGGGGCCGGGGCCGAGGTTGCCGAGGTGGCCGACGCCGTCTACGCCGCCGTCGACCCCGCCGTGCGGCCTGCGGCGGAACTCTCCGTGGCCGCGCAGCTGCACTACCTGCGCCTGGACAGCGGCACCTCCTAG
- a CDS encoding IS1249 family transposase encodes MTVRSNQPRCGVCAQKPVKNGSTSAGRTRWRCRSCGASSTQSRVDVTKRAEFTAFISWITGKQRQGAHAGSERTFRRRSAWCWNVAPAAARTGEIHPVIMLDGTYFNGWCVLVAYTGEHVIAWQWCDREKHASWAALLRQIPAPAVAVVDGHKGLESALREHWPETNVQRCLFHIRQNIRTHLTMRPKLDAGKELLALAKALTHVTDLDQAAAWSGAFASWEARWESFLKHRTYAKKTGARPSHIGPAQTWWYTHLGLRRARGSLAAAIKAGHLFTWLTSATEGQQIARTTSPLEGGINAGLKDLLRNHRGLSEDHATRAVDWYLYQHTESPQDPWDLVKPHHWQPQKKESKEVEEPIQPALYDTAFSFEDGNGIQQGWGGRNR; translated from the coding sequence GTGACGGTTCGATCAAATCAGCCCCGGTGTGGTGTATGTGCTCAGAAGCCTGTGAAGAACGGTTCGACCAGTGCCGGGCGGACGAGATGGCGGTGTAGGTCGTGTGGTGCTTCGAGTACTCAATCCCGGGTTGATGTCACGAAGAGGGCAGAGTTCACGGCCTTCATTTCCTGGATCACGGGGAAGCAGCGGCAAGGCGCCCACGCCGGCTCGGAGAGGACCTTCAGGCGCCGGAGTGCCTGGTGCTGGAATGTCGCCCCGGCGGCCGCGCGGACCGGGGAAATACACCCGGTGATCATGCTCGATGGCACCTACTTCAACGGCTGGTGCGTCCTGGTCGCTTACACCGGCGAGCACGTCATCGCGTGGCAGTGGTGTGACCGGGAAAAGCACGCCTCGTGGGCTGCGCTTCTGCGGCAGATCCCGGCCCCGGCGGTGGCCGTCGTGGACGGCCACAAGGGCCTGGAGAGCGCCTTGAGGGAACACTGGCCGGAAACGAACGTTCAACGGTGCCTGTTCCATATCCGGCAGAACATCCGCACGCATCTGACGATGCGTCCGAAGCTCGATGCCGGTAAGGAACTACTAGCCCTGGCCAAGGCACTCACCCACGTCACGGACCTTGACCAGGCCGCCGCCTGGTCCGGTGCGTTCGCTTCCTGGGAGGCCCGCTGGGAGAGCTTCCTCAAGCACCGGACCTACGCGAAGAAAACCGGCGCCAGGCCCTCACACATCGGACCGGCACAGACCTGGTGGTACACACATCTGGGCCTGCGCCGGGCACGGGGAAGCCTGGCCGCTGCCATCAAGGCAGGGCACCTCTTCACCTGGCTTACCAGCGCTACCGAAGGCCAGCAGATCGCCCGGACGACCAGCCCGCTGGAGGGAGGAATCAACGCAGGCCTCAAAGACCTTCTGCGGAACCACCGCGGCCTCAGCGAAGACCACGCCACACGCGCCGTCGACTGGTACCTCTACCAGCACACTGAATCACCCCAGGACCCTTGGGACCTCGTGAAACCACACCACTGGCAACCCCAAAAGAAGGAGTCAAAGGAGGTGGAGGAGCCCATCCAACCGGCCCTCTACGACACAGCCTTCAGCTTCGAAGACGGCAACGGAATCCAGCAAGGATGGGGCGGAAGAAACCGGTGA
- a CDS encoding HAD family hydrolase — MSAPEAITSARTAALAAGLDDIRGVLFDIDDTLVDLEFAMTAALRDASEHLLPALDPAGWEKFGRIFTRETTHFYDRYLAGELTFNEQRLLRGRAALGHFGVELEEGEQAHHWVSSYARRQHGYIRAFDDVIPILDALDAAGIPYGAVSNNVHDYQRVKLDAAGLERISILVGTDTVGAAKPDPAIYLEGVRRLGTGAGETLYVGDNRLLDADGSTAAGLLGVWLNRGGEPAPGFAGREVGSLLELLA; from the coding sequence ATGAGCGCACCCGAGGCAATCACCAGCGCCCGGACCGCTGCCCTGGCCGCCGGCCTGGACGACATCCGCGGCGTACTCTTCGACATCGACGACACCCTCGTGGACCTCGAATTCGCCATGACGGCAGCCCTCCGCGACGCCAGCGAACACCTCCTGCCCGCCCTGGACCCGGCCGGGTGGGAGAAGTTCGGGCGGATCTTCACCCGCGAGACCACGCATTTCTACGACCGGTACCTGGCCGGAGAGCTGACCTTCAACGAGCAGCGGCTCCTCCGCGGCCGGGCGGCCCTGGGGCACTTCGGCGTCGAGCTGGAGGAGGGGGAGCAGGCCCACCACTGGGTCAGCTCCTACGCCAGGCGGCAGCACGGCTACATCCGTGCCTTCGACGACGTCATCCCGATCCTGGACGCGCTGGATGCCGCCGGCATTCCCTACGGCGCCGTGAGCAACAACGTCCACGACTATCAGCGGGTCAAGCTGGACGCCGCCGGTCTGGAACGCATCAGCATTCTGGTGGGCACGGACACCGTGGGTGCGGCCAAGCCGGATCCGGCCATCTACCTGGAGGGTGTCCGTCGTCTGGGCACCGGTGCCGGCGAGACGCTTTATGTGGGGGACAACCGGCTTCTGGATGCTGACGGCTCGACGGCGGCCGGCCTCCTGGGCGTCTGGCTGAACCGCGGCGGGGAACCGGCCCCGGGCTTTGCGGGCCGCGAGGTCGGTTCCCTGCTGGAGCTGCTGGCCTAA
- the gltX gene encoding glutamate--tRNA ligase, giving the protein MTTPSAHDAVSSSAPSVTSEVTADTPVRVRFCPSPTGTPHVGLIRTALFNWAHARHTKGTFVFRIEDTDAARDSEESYQQLLEALKWLGITWEEGVEVGGPHEPYRQSQRLDLYKDVVAKLIDAGYAYECYSSPEEVEARHRAAGRDPKLGYDNFDRELSAEQLAAFKAEGRRPVLRVRMPDEDVTFTDMVRGDITFKAGSIPDYVIVRADGSPLYTLVNPVDDALMGITHVLRGEDLLSSTPRQVVLIRALMDIGVASYLPVFGHLPYVMGEGNKKLSKRDPQSNLFLLRDRGFIPEGLLNYLSLLGWSLSADEDIFTVEQLIEHFDVNDVLANPARFDIKKAEAINGTHIRMLDAEDFRGRLVPYLRTAGFVGDTLTARQEEILAEAAPLIQERISLLGEAPEMLAFLFKKDDAIDVADDARKGLPENLTEVLDAALAALEPLADWTADSIQAALKEALVEGLGVKPRLAFGPVRTAISGRRISPPLFESMVILGKDSSLARLRAFRG; this is encoded by the coding sequence ATGACTACTCCCTCCGCGCACGACGCCGTCTCCAGCTCCGCCCCCAGTGTGACCAGCGAAGTCACCGCCGACACCCCGGTCCGCGTCCGGTTCTGCCCGTCGCCCACCGGCACCCCGCACGTCGGCCTGATCCGCACGGCCCTGTTCAACTGGGCCCACGCCCGGCACACCAAGGGCACCTTCGTGTTCCGCATCGAGGACACGGACGCGGCGCGCGACTCGGAGGAGAGCTACCAGCAGCTGCTCGAGGCCCTCAAATGGCTCGGCATCACCTGGGAGGAAGGCGTGGAGGTCGGCGGCCCGCACGAGCCCTACCGCCAGTCGCAGCGCCTGGACCTGTACAAGGACGTCGTCGCCAAGCTGATCGACGCCGGCTACGCCTACGAGTGCTACTCCTCGCCGGAGGAGGTCGAGGCCCGCCACCGCGCCGCCGGCCGCGACCCCAAGCTCGGCTACGACAACTTCGACCGCGAACTCTCCGCAGAGCAGCTGGCCGCGTTCAAGGCCGAGGGCCGCCGGCCCGTGCTCCGCGTCCGGATGCCGGACGAGGACGTCACCTTCACCGACATGGTCCGCGGCGACATCACCTTCAAGGCCGGAAGCATCCCGGACTACGTGATCGTCCGCGCCGACGGCTCCCCGCTGTACACCCTGGTCAACCCCGTCGACGACGCGCTGATGGGCATCACCCACGTACTCCGTGGCGAGGACCTGCTCTCGTCCACACCCCGCCAGGTGGTGCTGATCCGCGCGCTGATGGATATCGGCGTCGCGAGCTACCTGCCGGTCTTCGGCCACTTGCCGTACGTCATGGGCGAGGGCAACAAGAAGCTCTCCAAGCGCGACCCGCAGTCCAACCTGTTCCTGCTCCGGGACCGCGGCTTCATCCCCGAGGGCCTGCTCAACTACCTGTCGCTGCTCGGCTGGAGCCTTTCCGCCGATGAGGACATCTTCACGGTGGAGCAGCTGATCGAGCACTTCGACGTCAACGACGTCCTGGCCAACCCGGCCCGCTTCGACATCAAGAAGGCCGAGGCCATCAACGGCACGCACATCCGGATGCTCGACGCCGAGGACTTCCGCGGCCGGCTCGTCCCCTACCTGCGCACCGCCGGGTTCGTCGGCGACACCCTCACCGCACGCCAGGAGGAGATCCTCGCCGAGGCGGCCCCGCTGATCCAGGAGCGCATCTCGCTGCTGGGCGAGGCCCCCGAGATGCTCGCCTTCCTGTTCAAGAAGGACGACGCCATCGACGTCGCGGACGATGCCCGCAAGGGGCTGCCGGAGAACCTCACCGAGGTGCTCGACGCCGCTCTGGCCGCCCTGGAACCGCTGGCCGACTGGACCGCCGATTCCATCCAGGCGGCCCTCAAGGAAGCCCTCGTGGAGGGCCTCGGCGTCAAGCCGCGGCTGGCCTTCGGCCCCGTCCGCACGGCCATCTCCGGCCGCCGGATCTCCCCGCCGCTGTTCGAATCCATGGTGATCCTGGGCAAGGACTCGTCCCTGGCCCGGCTGCGCGCTTTCCGCGGCTGA
- a CDS encoding IclR family transcriptional regulator, whose product MDNSSGVGVIDKAAHVLDALEAGPTTLAQLVAATGLARPTVHRLALALVHHRLVSRDIQGRFVLGSRLVELASAAGEDRLIASAGPVLMQLRDATGESAQIFRRQGEWRVCVASAERPIGLRDTIPVGTQLSMKAGSAAQVLLAWEDHDRLLEGLQAARFTPTVLAGVRRRGWGQSLGEREPGVASVSAPVRGPSGRVIAAVSISGPIERLTRQPGRLHAEVVCNAARVLTEALRKTND is encoded by the coding sequence ATGGACAATTCTAGTGGCGTCGGTGTCATCGATAAAGCGGCCCATGTGCTTGACGCACTTGAGGCCGGGCCCACCACCCTGGCGCAGCTTGTTGCGGCCACGGGGCTGGCGCGGCCCACCGTGCACCGGCTGGCGCTGGCGCTGGTCCATCACCGGCTGGTGAGCCGCGACATCCAGGGCCGTTTTGTGCTCGGCAGCCGCCTCGTGGAGCTCGCCTCCGCCGCCGGGGAGGACCGCCTGATCGCCTCCGCCGGGCCTGTCCTGATGCAGTTGCGCGACGCCACGGGTGAGAGCGCCCAGATTTTCCGCCGGCAGGGTGAGTGGCGCGTCTGCGTGGCCTCCGCCGAGCGGCCCATCGGGCTGCGCGACACTATTCCCGTGGGCACCCAGTTGTCCATGAAGGCCGGCTCCGCCGCCCAGGTGCTGCTCGCCTGGGAGGACCACGACCGGCTCCTCGAAGGCCTGCAGGCCGCCCGGTTCACCCCCACCGTCCTGGCCGGAGTACGACGCCGGGGCTGGGGCCAAAGCCTCGGCGAACGCGAGCCGGGGGTCGCCTCCGTTTCGGCACCCGTGCGCGGTCCGTCCGGACGCGTGATCGCCGCGGTGTCCATCTCCGGCCCGATCGAACGCCTCACCCGCCAGCCCGGCCGGCTGCACGCCGAAGTGGTCTGCAACGCAGCCCGGGTGCTGACCGAGGCGCTGCGCAAAACCAACGACTGA
- a CDS encoding DUF1697 domain-containing protein → MSSYAVFLRGVNVGGITIKMAELKQALASRPFSGVKTLLASGNVVLASELSPAGVKKEFEACLREAFGYDAWVVVLPAERVGDLVAACPYPADDASTHTYLTLGSDTDMLAELYEAGKGLDGAQVATLGPEALAWLAPAGGTLDSPFSKLSSKPKYKASTTTRNLRTMIKVRDAAALL, encoded by the coding sequence ATGAGCAGCTATGCGGTGTTCCTGCGCGGGGTCAATGTCGGCGGCATCACCATCAAAATGGCCGAACTGAAGCAAGCCCTCGCCTCCCGGCCCTTTTCGGGCGTGAAGACGCTCCTGGCCAGCGGAAATGTTGTGCTCGCCAGCGAACTGTCCCCCGCGGGTGTCAAGAAGGAATTCGAGGCCTGCCTCCGGGAGGCCTTTGGCTATGACGCCTGGGTGGTGGTGCTTCCGGCGGAACGGGTGGGCGACCTGGTGGCGGCCTGCCCCTACCCCGCGGACGACGCGTCCACCCACACCTATCTCACGCTGGGCTCGGACACCGACATGCTTGCTGAGCTGTATGAGGCCGGCAAGGGCCTGGACGGGGCGCAAGTGGCCACGCTGGGACCGGAGGCCCTGGCGTGGCTGGCACCCGCCGGCGGCACCCTGGACAGTCCGTTCAGCAAGCTGTCCTCAAAGCCGAAGTACAAGGCCTCCACCACAACCCGCAACCTGCGCACCATGATCAAGGTCCGCGACGCCGCAGCCCTGTTGTAG
- a CDS encoding fumarylacetoacetate hydrolase family protein, with protein sequence MRIARFVVDSDPLYGIVEGEPGSEEVTVINGDPFFHGVERTAVRHKLEDVRLLAPIIPRSKVIGVGRNFVEHAQELGNEVPKQPLLFLKPNTSVIGPNDPIVLPEFSEEVSFEAELCVVIGRICKDVPEERVDDVIFGYTCGNDLTARDVQKTDLQWARAKGFDTSAPLGPWIETELNTEDLQIQGRLNGELRQDGSTSQMIRGVRELVSIVSQAFTLLPGDVIMTGTPAGVGLVQAGDRFEVEIEGIGRLSNPVVRR encoded by the coding sequence ATGCGTATCGCCCGGTTTGTAGTCGATTCTGATCCCCTCTACGGCATTGTGGAAGGTGAGCCCGGCAGTGAGGAAGTCACTGTCATCAACGGCGACCCCTTCTTCCACGGCGTGGAACGAACCGCCGTCCGGCACAAACTGGAGGACGTGCGCCTGCTGGCCCCAATCATCCCGCGCAGCAAGGTCATCGGCGTCGGCCGCAACTTCGTGGAGCACGCGCAGGAACTCGGCAACGAGGTCCCCAAGCAGCCGCTGCTCTTCCTGAAGCCCAACACCTCCGTGATCGGGCCCAACGACCCGATCGTCCTGCCGGAGTTTTCCGAGGAAGTGTCCTTCGAGGCTGAGCTCTGCGTCGTGATCGGCCGGATCTGCAAGGATGTCCCCGAGGAACGCGTCGACGACGTCATCTTCGGCTACACCTGCGGCAATGACCTCACGGCCCGCGACGTCCAGAAGACCGACCTGCAGTGGGCCCGGGCCAAGGGCTTCGACACCTCCGCGCCGCTGGGCCCGTGGATCGAGACCGAACTGAACACCGAGGACCTGCAGATCCAGGGCCGGCTCAACGGCGAACTGCGCCAGGACGGCAGCACCAGCCAGATGATCCGCGGCGTCCGCGAACTCGTCTCCATCGTCTCGCAGGCCTTCACCCTGCTGCCCGGCGACGTCATCATGACCGGGACCCCGGCCGGCGTCGGACTCGTCCAGGCCGGCGACCGCTTCGAGGTCGAGATCGAGGGCATCGGCCGGCTCTCCAACCCCGTCGTCCGGCGGTAG
- a CDS encoding GTPase translates to MSRHGAAAEATRLDRRLMALNEARELAAGAFPEDVLDSVLQVLERAGSRRSLSADHTVVGFFGATGSGKSSLFNAVSGEEIATAAARRPTTSEPLAGIWGTEGSEELLDWLEVRNRHHASPVPGFADEGTGLILLDLPDFDSTRAANRKIVERMVGLVDVLVWVLDPQKYADAAVHNGFLAPLASHGAVTLVVLNQIDRLPDRDIPPVLDSLKGILARDGLGKVQVIGASAVVGTGMDKVRAAIRQVATQRQAQSQRLGADVTRASARLAEASGQGAAAGVKAASKSRLAGELAAAANVPLVVDAVVRSYRLESARRTGWPVTRWLVRFRPDPLRRLNLRREGARPDVNRTSLPPAGAPERARTDAAVREFADAASDGAPGPWRAVIRGAAREGRDRLPDALDQAIESTELKAGSTAWWWTPFNIVHWLALLTALGGFAWLGVLAALGYFQLPVPEVPLVQGWPVPTVMIAGGALFGIVLAILAKFIAGAAARARGSAARKRLKAAVAAVAENLVVEPVELEVSRLASFNTALQAAARQ, encoded by the coding sequence ATGAGCCGCCACGGCGCGGCCGCCGAGGCGACCCGGCTGGACCGCAGGCTTATGGCATTGAACGAAGCGCGCGAACTGGCCGCCGGGGCGTTCCCCGAGGACGTCCTGGACAGCGTGCTCCAGGTGCTGGAGCGGGCGGGTTCCCGGCGCTCCCTCTCGGCGGACCACACCGTGGTCGGATTCTTCGGGGCCACAGGCAGCGGCAAGTCCTCACTCTTCAACGCTGTCAGCGGGGAGGAAATCGCGACGGCGGCCGCCCGCCGGCCCACGACCTCCGAGCCGCTCGCCGGCATCTGGGGAACCGAAGGCAGCGAGGAGCTCCTGGACTGGCTGGAGGTCCGGAACCGGCATCACGCCAGCCCGGTCCCCGGGTTCGCCGACGAGGGCACGGGCCTGATCCTCCTGGACCTTCCCGACTTCGACTCCACCCGCGCTGCCAACCGCAAAATCGTGGAGCGGATGGTCGGACTCGTCGACGTCCTCGTCTGGGTGCTCGACCCGCAAAAGTACGCCGACGCCGCGGTGCACAACGGCTTCCTCGCCCCCTTGGCCTCCCACGGCGCCGTTACCCTCGTGGTGCTCAACCAGATCGACCGGCTCCCGGACCGGGACATTCCGCCCGTTCTGGACTCACTCAAAGGCATCCTGGCGCGGGACGGGCTGGGCAAAGTGCAGGTTATCGGCGCCTCCGCCGTGGTGGGCACCGGCATGGACAAAGTCCGGGCCGCCATCCGGCAGGTGGCCACGCAGCGGCAGGCCCAATCGCAGCGCCTCGGCGCCGACGTCACCCGCGCCTCGGCCCGGCTTGCCGAAGCCTCCGGGCAAGGCGCGGCAGCCGGGGTCAAAGCCGCGTCGAAGTCCCGGCTGGCCGGGGAGCTGGCCGCCGCCGCTAATGTCCCGCTCGTGGTGGACGCGGTCGTCCGGTCCTACCGGCTGGAGTCGGCCCGCCGCACAGGCTGGCCCGTCACCCGCTGGCTGGTCCGTTTCCGGCCCGATCCGCTCAGGCGGCTGAACCTGCGCCGCGAGGGCGCCAGGCCGGATGTGAACCGCACGTCATTGCCGCCGGCAGGTGCCCCGGAGCGGGCCCGCACTGATGCCGCGGTCCGCGAATTTGCCGATGCAGCATCCGACGGCGCCCCCGGCCCCTGGCGGGCCGTCATCCGCGGTGCTGCCCGTGAGGGCCGGGACCGGCTGCCGGACGCGCTGGACCAGGCCATCGAGTCCACGGAGCTGAAGGCCGGGAGCACGGCCTGGTGGTGGACGCCGTTCAACATCGTGCATTGGCTGGCCTTGCTGACGGCCCTGGGCGGCTTCGCTTGGCTCGGCGTGCTCGCTGCGCTGGGCTACTTTCAGCTTCCCGTGCCGGAGGTCCCGCTGGTGCAGGGCTGGCCGGTGCCGACCGTCATGATCGCCGGCGGGGCGCTGTTCGGGATTGTCCTGGCCATCCTGGCGAAGTTCATCGCGGGCGCTGCTGCCCGCGCACGGGGCTCAGCGGCCCGGAAACGCCTCAAGGCGGCCGTCGCTGCCGTGGCGGAGAATCTGGTGGTGGAGCCGGTGGAACTTGAGGTCAGCCGGCTGGCGTCCTTCAACACGGCCCTTCAGGCGGCTGCGCGTCAATAG
- a CDS encoding dynamin family protein, which yields MSSDQTPGHAVELLEAVHRDLAATVLPLGLPGADGARGDIRHALSQLEDYILPRYRSLDAPLLAVVGGSTGAGKSTLVNGLAGHAVTRAGAIRPTTRQPILLHHPADGRWFEDQRVLPSLSRVRGSVKPAPLPASQAGPTPDAAAVTSLVLVADTAVPQGIALLDAPDVDSISADNRKLAGQLLAAADLWVFVTTANRYADAVPWRLLLDAASRDIMVAVVLDRVPPAAEAEVSADLQSMLSREGLGAAGLFVVPEVELDGMGMLPAAAVEPLRLWLQEIAADAAGRAGIARRTLNGTVKALADRVEAAATAAGDQERAAQGLAGDAREAYRDAVARILEATRDGALLRGEVLARWQDFVGTGEFFRAMEQNIGRFRDRVGAFLRGEPAPAVRVETAIETGLQAVIIDEAANAGDDADGRWRSDPAGRQLLGSDDLSGTSEGFAERAAAEIRAWQGSLMELIRTEGQGKRTQARWLSFGINGLGAALMIVVFSMTAGLTGLEVGVAGGTAIAGQRLLEAVFGEDAVRRLAKTAREDLHTRCQNLLQDEQLRFLDRLDSSGGIDPAVLAGHASALRRLAASA from the coding sequence GTGAGCTCCGACCAAACTCCCGGCCATGCCGTAGAACTGCTGGAAGCCGTCCATCGCGACCTGGCTGCAACCGTGCTGCCGCTGGGCCTGCCGGGCGCGGATGGGGCCCGGGGTGACATCCGCCACGCCCTCTCCCAGCTTGAGGACTACATCCTGCCGCGCTACCGCAGCCTCGACGCGCCGCTCCTCGCCGTCGTGGGCGGTTCCACCGGCGCGGGCAAATCGACCCTGGTCAACGGGCTCGCGGGCCATGCCGTCACCCGCGCCGGCGCGATCCGGCCCACCACCCGCCAGCCCATCCTGCTGCACCACCCCGCCGATGGACGCTGGTTCGAGGACCAGCGGGTGCTGCCGAGCCTGAGCCGGGTCCGCGGCTCAGTCAAGCCTGCGCCGCTGCCCGCGAGCCAGGCCGGCCCCACCCCGGACGCCGCAGCGGTCACCTCGCTCGTGCTGGTCGCCGACACGGCGGTGCCGCAGGGGATCGCGCTGCTGGACGCGCCCGACGTCGACTCGATTTCCGCTGACAACCGCAAACTCGCCGGCCAGTTGCTGGCGGCCGCCGACCTGTGGGTATTTGTCACCACCGCCAACCGCTATGCCGACGCCGTCCCGTGGCGTCTGCTGCTGGATGCGGCCTCGCGGGACATTATGGTGGCCGTGGTGCTGGACCGGGTCCCGCCCGCCGCCGAAGCCGAGGTCAGCGCGGACCTGCAGTCCATGCTCAGCCGGGAAGGCCTCGGCGCGGCCGGACTCTTCGTGGTACCGGAAGTGGAACTGGACGGGATGGGGATGCTTCCGGCGGCCGCCGTCGAGCCATTGCGGCTCTGGCTGCAGGAAATCGCCGCGGACGCCGCCGGACGCGCCGGCATCGCCCGGCGGACCCTCAACGGGACCGTCAAGGCCCTGGCGGACCGCGTCGAGGCGGCGGCGACGGCCGCCGGAGACCAGGAACGCGCCGCTCAAGGCCTCGCGGGGGACGCCCGCGAGGCCTACCGGGACGCCGTAGCCAGGATCCTCGAGGCCACCCGGGACGGCGCCCTGCTGCGCGGCGAGGTCCTGGCCCGCTGGCAGGACTTTGTCGGCACTGGCGAGTTCTTCCGGGCCATGGAGCAGAACATTGGCCGGTTCCGTGACCGGGTCGGCGCGTTCTTGCGTGGCGAACCGGCACCGGCAGTGCGGGTGGAGACGGCGATCGAGACCGGCCTGCAGGCCGTCATTATCGATGAGGCCGCCAACGCGGGCGACGATGCGGACGGGCGCTGGCGCTCCGATCCCGCCGGCCGCCAACTGCTGGGCAGCGACGACCTCTCCGGCACCTCCGAGGGCTTCGCCGAAAGGGCGGCTGCCGAGATCCGGGCCTGGCAGGGGAGCCTCATGGAACTCATCCGGACCGAGGGCCAGGGCAAGCGCACGCAGGCGCGCTGGCTGTCCTTCGGCATCAACGGCCTCGGCGCCGCCCTGATGATCGTGGTGTTTTCCATGACCGCCGGGCTGACCGGGCTGGAGGTCGGCGTCGCAGGCGGAACGGCCATTGCCGGACAGCGGCTGCTGGAAGCGGTGTTCGGCGAGGACGCCGTCCGCCGGCTCGCCAAGACTGCCCGGGAGGACCTCCACACCCGCTGCCAGAACCTGCTTCAGGACGAGCAGCTGCGGTTCCTGGACCGGCTGGATTCCTCCGGCGGAATCGATCCCGCGGTGCTCGCCGGCCATGCCTCGGCGCTCCGCCGGCTGGCGGCCTCCGCATGA